The Paenibacillus mucilaginosus 3016 genome includes the window AAAATTTCCCGTAGAATGCGGAAAATCGATGGTTTCAGACGGAATCCGCCCGTTTTTCGGCCTGCCTTCTCCGCCGTTACCTGTGCGACTTACCCCGCTCCTTGCCCGGACAGCAGAAAAAATCGGCAGTCACGAGTACTTGCCGATTTTGACACGGGTTCTTCCCTTTTTGGTGACGCCTTCGATTTCAAGCACCTTGAACCGGCCCGCTCCCTGGAGAGAGACCACATCGCCTTCGCGCAGCGGCTTGCTCGGGTCCTCCTCCTGCTTCCAGTTGACCTTGCAGCGTCCCGCCTTGATCGGCACGAGCACCTTGGCCCGGCTCAGACGGTACACGTCGCTGACGATCCCGTCGAGGCGCAGGGACGCCACGGAGAGCTGAAGCTCCTCGAGCTTCACCTCGGTGAACTGCAGACGCTCGAGCGGCAGCACCTCGGTCATGACATGCACCCGGTGCACCTGGCTCAGGTTGAGCCGGAAGTAGTCCGCAATCTCGGAGGCCACGAGGATGTGGCAGCCGTCCGGCCGCACATGGATGTCGCCTACCTTCTCCCGCTTGATGCCGAGGCTGAGAATCGCGCCCATGTAATCCCCATGGTCGAGATCTTCGAGCTTCTCATCCGGAGAGGTGATCGACAGCAGCGTAATCCCCGGGTCTTCCGATTCCAGCACGCGGTAGTCCGGCGCCACCCAGGCCCGCCGGCGTTCGGCGGAGGGATGGCCGCCGTTCAGCAGAAGCTGCACATCCATGCTGCGGTTGACCAGGGTCGTAAGAATGAAGGCCTGCCGCGGGTCCAGGAAGTCGGTCAGCTTGGCTTCGTGCTGCTCTGCACGGGCCACCCATTCGGCCGCCTTGTCGACGAAACGGTGCTCGTCGGGATGAAAATGCGAGTAGATCTGATCGGTTGACATGGCTGGCTCCGTTCGCTAGACCAGGTAGCTTACGATCGCGATAATCCCTTGGCCCACGAACTGCAGGGCGATCAGGGCGACGATCGGCGAGATGTCGATCATGCCGCCGAGCGGCGGGATAATGCGGCGGAAGATGCCGAGATACGGCTCGCACAGCTTGCCGAGGAACTCACCGATAAAGCTTTCCCGGGCATTCGGCAGCCAGGACAAAAGCACATACGCGATGAGCAGATATTGATAGATTTGAATCAGGGTAGCTACATAGCCGACGATGTTGAAATTCAAGGAGTTCACCTCTCTAAGTATATGCGTTATCCTTCGTGGTTCAAGATCTCCGAGATCGAGCCGTGAATCTCCACCGTATCCGGCGTGCATAAGAAAATGTTCGGCCCGATCTTCGTAGATCGACCCGTTCAGCGCGTAAACGGTTCCGCTGATGAAATCGACGATCCGTGTCGCCTGATCGGAGCGGATCCGCTGCAGATTCACGACGACCGGACGGCGGGAGCGCAGGTGATCGGCAATCTCCTGCGTTTCCTCATAGGAACGCGGCTCGTGAAGGATCACGCGGACATTCTTCTGGGAATGGATCGAAACGATATTCCCCTTACTGCTTTTACGCGGCTCCTGCACCGGCGTTTCAACTTCTTCCTGGGCCTCCACGACGCGCTCGCGCTCCACGATCTCCTCTTCTTCCTGCAGGCCCAAAAAGTTCATGAATTTATTCATCACACCCATATCCTTTCCTCCTTCGCTAGCGGCTCTCCGGCGCTTATTCCTTACCCACCAGGACGGTTCCGAGACGCACCCACGTGGCGCCTTCTTCAATGGCAATCTCAAAATCATTCGACATGCCCATGGAGAGGCCGTGCACTTCGTAATCCAGCAGCCCCGATCCGTTCAGACGGTCCCGCCACTCCCGCAGCCCGCGGAATACGGGACGGGTCTCTTCCGGCTCCGCTTCATAGGGAGCCATCGTCATCAGACCCTCGATGCGGATATGCGGGCAGCTGCGCAGCTCGCTTACAAAATCCATGAGCGCTTCCGGCTCCATGCCGTACTTGGATTCTTCGCCGGAGATGTTCAGCTGGAGGAAGCAGGGCACGGTGATGCCGAGCCCGGCCGCTTTCTTCTCGATCTCCTTCGCAAGCGACAGCCTGTCCAGCGAATGAATATAGTGAAACCGGCCGACGACTTCCTTCACTTTGTTCGTCTGGAGATGGCCGATAAAATGCCAGATCGCCCGGCTTCCGAAGGCCTCCCACTTCGCCGCCGCATCCTGCCAGCGGTTCTCCCCGATCTGGGTGAGCCCCTGGTCCAGGGCGGCGCCGGTGGTCTCCATCGACACATATTTGGTTACCGCAATGACCCCGACCTCATCGGGACGGCGTCCCGCCCGCGCGCAGGCGGCTGCGATCCGGTCATTGACGTGCTGTATGCGTTCCTGCAAATTCGTGTTCACTTGTGCTGCGTCCTCCCGCTGCCGACAATCTCGGTAACATGAACCGGAGCGGGAGGCATGAAGCTTATCCCCGCAGTCCGATCCAGGCTGCCATCCGTCCCGTTCTTCCCTTCTCCTTGCGGTGCGAGAAGAAGAGGTCCGTGCGGCAGCTCGTACATAAACTACTTATTTCGATATGAGACGGCATAATTCCTGCTTTTATCATAATTTGTCGGTTGACAGCTTGCAAGTTTAAGCTGTATTTGCCGTCCGGCTTCGCTTCGTAGAAGGGCGGCTGTCCCGCCTCCAGGGCGGCGCCTCCCGTCGTCTCCAGCGCCTTGTCGATCCGCGAAATGACCGTATCGTCCACTTCGTAGCAGCAGGCGCCGATCGAAGGGCCGACCGCGGCGCGCAGATCCCTCGCCTTCGTGCCGTAAGCGGCTCCCATCGCCTCGACCATCGACCGGGCGATGCCGAGTGCCGTCCTTTCCAGCCGGCGTGGGCAAGGCCCACCGCCCCGCGGATCGGGTCATAGAAGTAGAGCGGCACGCAGTCCGCGAACAGAGCGTACAGGTACACGCCCGGCTCGTTCGTCATGAAGCCGTCCTTGGCCTGCAGCGCGCTCTCCCGGTCCCGGATACCCGATCCCCGCAGCGCGGAAGTCACCATCTGGATCTCCTTGCCGTGCACCTGCTCGGCGTACGTGCCCGCCTCGAACGGAATGCCGAGCGCCTCCGCCAGCCTGCGGCGGTTCTCGACGACGGCCTCCGGCGCATCGTCCACATGCAGCCCGCAGTTGAGCCCCTGGTACGGCTCTCCGCTTACGCCGCCGATCCGGGTCGTGAATCCGGCGGTCACGGATGCGCTGCCGTTCATGAAAGGGCTGAGCTTCATCCATCCCGTGCCGTTATCGGCTTCCTGAAGTACAAATGGCTCCATGGGCTATCCCCCTCATGTATAATGATTCCAGTATACATCAAAGCCCTCCGGGATAGCTATGCCCGGCAGGATTCGGGAGCTGCAGCTGCGGTCCTCTTAGCCCCGGTACTGCCGGTTATACTCGTAATTCACCTCCGGCTCTTCGCCCTGGCGGTAGGAACGCATGTCATCGAGCTTGACGAGCACGACGTCCATGCCGATCTTGACGATATTCCTCCACGGAATGACGATATCGTCCGTGCCGCCGAAGAGTCCGAAGAAGCGGGCGGCACCCGGCACGACGATCGCTTCGATGCGTCCATAGTGCAGGTCCAGCTCCAGGTCGCTGATCTGGCCGAGCTTTTTGCCGTCCACAATATTGATGACATCCTTCGTCTGAAAGTCGGATATTTTCACCGCGAGCACCACCGCCCCGCCCTGTCCCCTCCCTCCGAAGGCCGGTCAGGGCTTTTGTTACTACTATATGTGGGCTTAGGCAAAAATGTCCCCTTTCCCGGGAAATGACTCTTCCGGCCCCATCCGGAAATCGCTGGAATGCCCCCGTGCTTCCGGGCATATCCTAACGGCAGGGTCCTCTTCCCCATCTACAAAAAAAGACCGCTTGCCGTCCGGAGACGGTAGGGTCGGATGGTCACTCGGAAAGGTCGCGGCCGCAGCCGGACGGGGATTAATTCTTTACATGCTTCTGCATCTGGGAAATCGCCGACTTCTCGAGCCGGGAGACCTGTGCCTGCGAGATGCCGATCTCATCGGCCACTTCCATCTGGGTTTTGCCGTCGAAGAACCTCATGGAGAGGATCATCTTCTCGCGGTCGCCCAGCTTGCGCATCGCTTCCCGAAGAGCAATGCCCTCGATCCACGACACGTCCTTGTTGCGGTCGTCGCTGATCTGGTCCATCACATAGATCGGGTCGCCGCCGTCATGATAGATCGGCTCGAAGAGCGAGACGGGATCCTGGATGGCATCCAGGGCGAAGACGACGTCTTCTTTGGGTACGTTGAGCGCCTCGGAGATCTCGTAGATCGAGGGCTCGCGAGAGTTCATATTGGTGAGCTGGTCGCGCACCTGCAGCGCCTTGTAGGCGATATCCCGCAGGGAACGCGATACGCGGATCGGGTTGTTGTCCCGCAGGTAGCGCCGGATCTCCCCGATAATCATCGGCACCGCGTAGGTCGAGAATTTTACATTCTGGCTGAGATCAAAATTATCAATGGCCTTCATCAGTCCGATACAGCCTACTTGGAACAAGTCGTCAACGAATTCCCCCCTGTTGTTGAACCGCTGGATCACGCTCAGCACCAGCCTGAGGTTCCCGTTCACTAATTTCTCTCTTGCAGATCGTTCATTGTTCGTCTGAAGCGCCACGAACAGTTCACGCATTTCCGCATTCGTCAAAACCGGTAGCTTTGCCGTATCGACACCGCATATTTCGACTTTGTTTCGGGTCACCGTGATTACCTCCCAAGGAGAAACATTACTGTTAATTATCTCCTCGGTTTGGTTTTTTATGCGGGTGCCTATCCGCCCCTGTCCCCTCACGGATCCCCCCGCAGGGCATCCAAACCCAATGACATCAAGGCAGGGCACACTCGCACCGATCCCAAAAAAAGATTTTTTCCACTTCACACCATCTTGTTGAACTCCTTGCGCAGCCGCTTGATGATCCGCTTCTCGAGCCGGGAGATGTAAGACTGCGAGATGCCCAGCATATCCGCCACATCCTTCTGCGTCTTCTCTTCCCCGTCCTGCAGCCCGAACCGCAGTTCCATGATGATCCTCTCCCGCTCCGTCAGCTTGTCGAGAGCCTTGTGCAGCAGCTTGCGGTCCACCTGCTCCTCGATGTTGCGGTAGATCGTATCGTTCTCGGTGCCGAGCACGTCGGAGAGCAGCAGCTCGTTGCCGTCCCAATCGATGTTGAGAGGCTCGTCGAAGGACACTTCCGTACGGATCTTGCTGTTGCGGCGCAGGTACATCAGGATTTCGTTCTCAATGCAGCGGGACGCGTAGGTAGCCAGCTTGATTTTCTTCTCGGGATCGAACGTATTGACTGCCTTGATCAGGCCGATCGCCCCGATGGATACGAGATCCTCGATGTTGATTCCCGTGTTCTCGAACTTGCGGGCAATGTACACGACCAGACGCAGGTTGCGCTCGATGAGCATCCCCCGAATCGCCGCGTCCCCGGACGGCAGCTTCTCCAGCAGATACTCTTCCTCTTCGCGGGTGAGCGGAGGCGGCAGCGCTTCGCTTCCACCAATGTAGTAGATCTCTTCCCCTTTGAGCCCGAACAGCAGCAAGAGACGAAAATAAAAAATTTGCATCGACAGCTTCCACTTCAGCATCATGGTACGCTTCCTCCTCCAATCGGGTCGTTGGTCCACCGGTCGTTCGTCCGGACCCTGCCTGTCCGGCGGTTATCTGCCGTCTGCAACGGCTTGAGCTACGTATGGACGAGTGACGGATGAATGATGGCCTGGTACGCGTTGTCGGAGCTGAGACGTCCTCCGTCCAGTCCGACGAGCACCTTCATCGCTTCCATGGTTCTGCCCTCCATGGTGATGACTACCCGGTCGGGTTTGATTGCGAGCATGAACTGCGTGCTTCGGTTGACACCCCGGTAGGGTACAAGCCGCAGGCGGTCCTGCCAGATGAACGCGTCGGTGCCGATAGAATTCACAAGCTGGTCGACCTCGGCCTTGCGGATCCGGGGCAGCCATGCCTCCGGGATATGCTCGGCCCACTGCAGCGCCTCCATGACCATCACCGGCGTCTTCGTCAGCGGGTCATACAGCTGGTTGCCCGTGTCGATGAGACCGGTACAGGTGGTGAGCGAGTCGCCGATATGGATATCCACCTTGGCGAGAAACGAGCCCAGCTCCTGCTTGCGCCGCAGGGCGCCGATCACCTGCCGGCACAGCCACACACTGAAGGGAATGGCGAAGAGCAGCAGCAGCAGCGTCACGTCCCAGCTGCGGAAGGTCAGGATGCCGCTCAAGATTTCTCCGGCCGACTGCCGGAAGTAGATCAGCCCGACGATCCCGCCGGCTGCCACGAAGTTCACCAGGTAGAACGCGCCTAAGTTTCTCAGAAAGTGCTGCAGCCCTCCAAACCCGAATGCGGTAAGCAGCATGATCAGCGACAGGGTGAACTTCAGAGCGAGCGTATACAGGAACGAAAGCGGGGGAAAAAAAATCATCACGGCGTAGCTGCCCCCGATCGCCGCCGCCAGAGCAAGCCTCCACCAGCGAAACGCCATCCTGCGCGTCCAGGCGGTCGTCCACAGCAGCGCGCCGTCAATCAATAGATTCAGAAGGAAAATGATGTCGATATAAACAACCATCTCCCACCTCCTCCGCCTCCGCCCTGTTCCTTCCGCGAATGAGACAAGTATATAGTAACTGTATTCCAAAGTCTGTCTAAACATGCCGGGGGCGGCGAACTAATTTTGTCGGATGGCGGGGCCGCATGGAAGTGCTGTTCCGGCCCCGTCTCTCTCCTGATGCGCCCCGTACAGAGTGATAGATTGCACCGGCTTCGTCCTGCGAGTCCGCCTTCCACCGCTGATAAAGGTAATGCACAAAGCAGGACAAACGGCCTCCGCCGCCCTTATTTACGGGTTTATTAAACCTATCCGATGACAAAAAAAGCGGGTTCCCTGATAGGGAACCCGCCTTGTTTGATAGGCTGTGATCTACTTGTTGTCGAAGCCGCCTCCGCGGTTGCGGTTGCGGAGGAATGTCGGAATGTCGAGCTGGTCGCTCGACGGCTGGCTGCCTCCGAAAGGACGGAGGTTGTTCAGCCGGTTGTCCGTCTGTTCCTGCTGTGGAGCTGCTGCGGAAGGAGCGGCGCCTGCTCCGGCACCCGGCTTGCGCGGGCCTGGAGCAATCGCTTTATGTTCAAATCCGGTGGCAATGACGGTGACCATGATTTCTTCCTTCAGCCGCTCGTCAATGACCGCACCGAAAATCATATTCACTTCCAGGTCCGAAGCCGACGCGACAATATCTGCGGCTTCGTTGACTTCATAGAGCGAGAGATTCGCTCCGCCGGTAATGTTCATGAGCACTCCGCGTGCCCCGTCGATCGAAGTTTCGAGAAGCGGCGACATGATCGCCTTCTTGGCGGCTTCCGCCGCACGGTTTTCCCCTGTGGCGATCCCGATCCCCATCAGGGCGGAACCGCGCTCGGTCATGATCGTTTTGACATCGGCAAAGTCGAGGTTGATAAGACCCGGTACAGCGATCAAGTCGGAGATGCCCTGTACGCCCTGACGAAGCACGTTGTCCGCTTCACGGAATGCCTCGAGCATCGGCGTCTTCTTGTCGACGATCTCGAGCAGCCGGTCATTCGGAATGACGATCAGCGTATCGACCTTCTCCTTCAGTGCGGCAATCCCCTGCTCGGCCTGCAGCGCCCGCTTGCGGCCCTCGAAGGTGAACGGCCGGGTGACCACGCCTACGGTCAGCGCGCCGCATTCCTTGGCAATCTCGGCGATGACCGGCGCGGCACCGGTCCCTGTTCCGCCGCCCATCCCCGCGGTAACGAAGACCATGTCGGAGCCCTTGAGCGCATTCATAATCGCTTCACGGGATTCCTCCGCCGCCTTCTTGCCCACTTCCGGATTCGCGCCCGCTCCGAGACCGCGGGTCAGCTTGTCCCCGATCTGAAGCTTCTGCTCGGAATGAGCCAGATGAAGCGCCTGAGCGTCCGTGTTCACGGTAATGAACTCTACGCCCTTTACGCCGTTCTCGATCATCCGGTTCACGGCATTGCTTCCGCCGCCGCCAACGCCGATGACCTTTATTTTAGCCAGTTGGTCCATGTCCATGTCAAATTCAAACATACTAGCGTCTTCCCCCTCATTAGGCTTTCATCATGAGCTTATCCCTGCTAGATAAACTCGCTTAACCAGTTCTTGAAACGTTCCATGGCCGAGGGCTTCTGCTGCTCTTGACCGGGAGCCGGTTTCTTCGGAATCAGTTTCTTGACTCCCGAGTTTTGCGTTTGCTTCGAACTGCGCAGATAACGGGAAGCATACTGGATAATGCCAACACCGCTCGTAAACGAGGAATCACGGACACCGATATAATCCGGTACGGCGATTCGCACGGAGGTAGCAAGTTCCACCTGGGCGACAGCCAGCATCCCCGGCATGGCCACAGTGCCTCCGGTTAGTACATACCCACCGGGGAGGTCACCGAAACCGAGCCTCTGCACTTCGAGCCGGATCAAATGGAATATTTCTTGAACGCGGGGTTCGATGATATTGGCCAGATCCACCTGGGAGAATTCCTTATCCGTGTTGCTCCCAATCCGGTTCACCTTGAACACCTGATCGCTTGCCGCATGATCCACAAGCGCACAGCCGAATTTCAGTTTGATCTTCTCTGCGATATCCGCCTGCGTCTTCAGGCCATAAGCTATGTCATTGGTGATGTATTCCCCGCCGATAGGCAGCGTGGAGGTGGCCACCAGGTTGTTCTCATTGAATACGGCAATGGTCGTGGCGCCCGCCCCGATATCCACGAGCACCGTTCCGATGTTCTTCTCATCCTTGGACAGAGCCAGATGACCGCTCGCCAGCGACATCAGGATGAGCCCTGCAACCTTCAATCCGGATTTCTCTACCACGCGAAGCAGGTTATGTATGGCTGTCTTCGTTCCGGTAACGATTGTAGCTTCCACTTCGAGTCTTACGCCGATCATGCTGCGCGGATCGTGAATCTGATCCGTTCCGTCTACTACATACTGGTTCGGAACCACGCCGATAATCTCGCGCTCCGGTGCCAGAGGAATCACCTTGGCCGCCTGAATGACGCGTTCGATATCGTCGTCTCCAATTTCACGGTCTTCATTGGATACAGCAACCACACCATGACTGGACTGCAGAGCGATATGATTCCCGGCGATGCCGACATACACTTCCGCAATTTGAATGCCTACCATCCGCTCCGCATGGTCCACCGCACTACGGATCGTTTGAACCGTTTGATCAATATCCACGATGGATCCTTTGCGAATTCCCTCGGAATCGGCAGATCCAACTCCAATTATATTAATGGCGCCGTTTACGACTTCCCCAATAATAACCCGAACTTTGGATGTACCGATGTCCAAACTAACAATGATGTCATTGCTGCTCAACCCGTGGCACCTCCTGTGACATATATTCGATCTGAGCCTTGGTCAGCATAGTCAACCATTTTGTAAATATTCCACACGGCCCTGCGATTCCCTCTTTTTCTAGCATAATTTTTCAGGGAGAAGCTTAAAATATACCATAATTACAATTCTACCATTTTTTCATAGGCTTGAGTAGTTCTTTTTTATCAGACGAAAAAGGGCCCGATCCCCTCTGAGGGGATCAGTCCTGCTGCTTCGCCCCCTCCTCCGAGGGGGTCTCTTTGACCGCGGAACCGCCTTCCTGCGGCGTTTGCTGCGGGGTCTGCTCCGCTTGCTGGGTGCTCTGCTGCGTCTTCGGCTCCGGCGTATCGTCCACGGCGGTATAATAGTCCGCTTCGAGCATCTTGATTACGCCGCCCTTGATTCCGTCGCTTTGAAGATTCGCAATATAAGACTGCAGATACTTGATTTTCTCGGGCAGCTTGCCAATGGTCGTCTGCACCTCGTACTGGGTGCGGGTGTACAGCCGGATCTTGTCCGGGTACGCATTGCTTGGAGCCGGCTTGATCTCGGAGATGTCGGCGAAGTAAGAAGGCGGCAGCTTGGCCATAGCCAGACAGAGCCGGGTCTTCAGGGGATCGTCCGGACGCCAGCCTGTCAGAATGGGCTTGTCCAGCGGAACGCCCTGCACTTTGACGGGCAGGATGCTGGCATCGGCCAGCAGCACCTCCACCTGGCCCCCTTCACCGATCTGGTAGGCCACCTTCGGATGCTCTTTCACCTGGATGGTGATGCGCCCCGGAAAGTGCTTCGTCACTTCCGCCGATTCCACCATCGGCAGGGTCTGCACCCTCTCCTCGATATCGGATGAGGATACGGAGAAGAAGTGGTCCCCCTGCTTCACCTCCGCCTTCTGCAGGATCTCCGCCGGGTCCACCAGCTCCTGGCCGGCCACTTCGACATTCGAGATTTTGCTCAGGGAGGATTGGAAGAACAGAACCAGCAGCAGCCCGATGAAGAAGATCACGAGTACGGTCAGCAGCTTGCGGCTGCCCCGGCTTCGGGAGGGCGCCGGCTTTTTCATAACGGGGAGTCGATCATCCATGATGCAATTTCCCTCCTGGGGAGCGCTTGTCCGCACGGCGTCTGCCGTTCATCCGTACAGCCGGGGGTAAGCCCTACAGCCTGCCGAAGTCCGTACCTCATCTTGCTCCGAAGAAGAACGCGCGGACT containing:
- a CDS encoding YlmC/YmxH family sporulation protein; translated protein: MKISDFQTKDVINIVDGKKLGQISDLELDLHYGRIEAIVVPGAARFFGLFGGTDDIVIPWRNIVKIGMDVVLVKLDDMRSYRQGEEPEVNYEYNRQYRG
- the spoIIGA gene encoding sigma-E processing peptidase SpoIIGA; the encoded protein is MVVYIDIIFLLNLLIDGALLWTTAWTRRMAFRWWRLALAAAIGGSYAVMIFFPPLSFLYTLALKFTLSLIMLLTAFGFGGLQHFLRNLGAFYLVNFVAAGGIVGLIYFRQSAGEILSGILTFRSWDVTLLLLLFAIPFSVWLCRQVIGALRRKQELGSFLAKVDIHIGDSLTTCTGLIDTGNQLYDPLTKTPVMVMEALQWAEHIPEAWLPRIRKAEVDQLVNSIGTDAFIWQDRLRLVPYRGVNRSTQFMLAIKPDRVVITMEGRTMEAMKVLVGLDGGRLSSDNAYQAIIHPSLVHT
- a CDS encoding RNA-binding protein, coding for MSTDQIYSHFHPDEHRFVDKAAEWVARAEQHEAKLTDFLDPRQAFILTTLVNRSMDVQLLLNGGHPSAERRRAWVAPDYRVLESEDPGITLLSITSPDEKLEDLDHGDYMGAILSLGIKREKVGDIHVRPDGCHILVASEIADYFRLNLSQVHRVHVMTEVLPLERLQFTEVKLEELQLSVASLRLDGIVSDVYRLSRAKVLVPIKAGRCKVNWKQEEDPSKPLREGDVVSLQGAGRFKVLEIEGVTKKGRTRVKIGKYS
- a CDS encoding cell division protein FtsQ/DivIB; translation: MDDRLPVMKKPAPSRSRGSRKLLTVLVIFFIGLLLVLFFQSSLSKISNVEVAGQELVDPAEILQKAEVKQGDHFFSVSSSDIEERVQTLPMVESAEVTKHFPGRITIQVKEHPKVAYQIGEGGQVEVLLADASILPVKVQGVPLDKPILTGWRPDDPLKTRLCLAMAKLPPSYFADISEIKPAPSNAYPDKIRLYTRTQYEVQTTIGKLPEKIKYLQSYIANLQSDGIKGGVIKMLEADYYTAVDDTPEPKTQQSTQQAEQTPQQTPQEGGSAVKETPSEEGAKQQD
- the ftsA gene encoding cell division protein FtsA, which gives rise to MSSNDIIVSLDIGTSKVRVIIGEVVNGAINIIGVGSADSEGIRKGSIVDIDQTVQTIRSAVDHAERMVGIQIAEVYVGIAGNHIALQSSHGVVAVSNEDREIGDDDIERVIQAAKVIPLAPEREIIGVVPNQYVVDGTDQIHDPRSMIGVRLEVEATIVTGTKTAIHNLLRVVEKSGLKVAGLILMSLASGHLALSKDEKNIGTVLVDIGAGATTIAVFNENNLVATSTLPIGGEYITNDIAYGLKTQADIAEKIKLKFGCALVDHAASDQVFKVNRIGSNTDKEFSQVDLANIIEPRVQEIFHLIRLEVQRLGFGDLPGGYVLTGGTVAMPGMLAVAQVELATSVRIAVPDYIGVRDSSFTSGVGIIQYASRYLRSSKQTQNSGVKKLIPKKPAPGQEQQKPSAMERFKNWLSEFI
- the sigE gene encoding RNA polymerase sporulation sigma factor SigE encodes the protein MMLKWKLSMQIFYFRLLLLFGLKGEEIYYIGGSEALPPPLTREEEEYLLEKLPSGDAAIRGMLIERNLRLVVYIARKFENTGINIEDLVSIGAIGLIKAVNTFDPEKKIKLATYASRCIENEILMYLRRNSKIRTEVSFDEPLNIDWDGNELLLSDVLGTENDTIYRNIEEQVDRKLLHKALDKLTERERIIMELRFGLQDGEEKTQKDVADMLGISQSYISRLEKRIIKRLRKEFNKMV
- the sigG gene encoding RNA polymerase sporulation sigma factor SigG, with the translated sequence MTRNKVEICGVDTAKLPVLTNAEMRELFVALQTNNERSAREKLVNGNLRLVLSVIQRFNNRGEFVDDLFQVGCIGLMKAIDNFDLSQNVKFSTYAVPMIIGEIRRYLRDNNPIRVSRSLRDIAYKALQVRDQLTNMNSREPSIYEISEALNVPKEDVVFALDAIQDPVSLFEPIYHDGGDPIYVMDQISDDRNKDVSWIEGIALREAMRKLGDREKMILSMRFFDGKTQMEVADEIGISQAQVSRLEKSAISQMQKHVKN
- the ftsZ gene encoding cell division protein FtsZ, giving the protein MFEFDMDMDQLAKIKVIGVGGGGSNAVNRMIENGVKGVEFITVNTDAQALHLAHSEQKLQIGDKLTRGLGAGANPEVGKKAAEESREAIMNALKGSDMVFVTAGMGGGTGTGAAPVIAEIAKECGALTVGVVTRPFTFEGRKRALQAEQGIAALKEKVDTLIVIPNDRLLEIVDKKTPMLEAFREADNVLRQGVQGISDLIAVPGLINLDFADVKTIMTERGSALMGIGIATGENRAAEAAKKAIMSPLLETSIDGARGVLMNITGGANLSLYEVNEAADIVASASDLEVNMIFGAVIDERLKEEIMVTVIATGFEHKAIAPGPRKPGAGAGAAPSAAAPQQEQTDNRLNNLRPFGGSQPSSDQLDIPTFLRNRNRGGGFDNK
- a CDS encoding YggS family pyridoxal phosphate-dependent enzyme translates to MNTNLQERIQHVNDRIAAACARAGRRPDEVGVIAVTKYVSMETTGAALDQGLTQIGENRWQDAAAKWEAFGSRAIWHFIGHLQTNKVKEVVGRFHYIHSLDRLSLAKEIEKKAAGLGITVPCFLQLNISGEESKYGMEPEALMDFVSELRSCPHIRIEGLMTMAPYEAEPEETRPVFRGLREWRDRLNGSGLLDYEVHGLSMGMSNDFEIAIEEGATWVRLGTVLVGKE
- a CDS encoding YggT family protein; the protein is MNFNIVGYVATLIQIYQYLLIAYVLLSWLPNARESFIGEFLGKLCEPYLGIFRRIIPPLGGMIDISPIVALIALQFVGQGIIAIVSYLV